Genomic segment of Negativicoccus succinicivorans:
GCCTGCGGCAATCCCGCCAAACTTTGGCGCGGTCGTACCCAGCCATCCCCCGGACAGGAGCTGACGGCCGGCTGAATGGAACCCGTCCAACCGAGCGCGACCAGGCGTCGCAGTAAAAAGGCCGGTTCCAACGCGGTGCCGTCTTCATCGGCGCGCGCGTAACTCAGATACAATTTTTCCTCGGCGCGTGTCCACGCCAAATATTGCCATTGCCGCTCCTGCAAAGCAAGCGTGACCGAGTCCGTACCGAAGGCCAGGTCCAGTTGCGCCAGTTCCGTACGATCACGATCCGACCACAGACTCAACGGTTGCGGACGCGCGGGAAAGACGCCTTCATTTTGGCCGAGCACAAACACCGCGCGCGCGTTGAGCGGATAGCCGCGGTCAATCGTCGTAAAAGTGACGTGATCGAGCGTCGGCGGAATCAACGCGTAACTCAACTCCGCGAGCAAATCCGTCCAAATGCGCGCCACATCTCGAGCCGGCCATACTTCTTCGCCGCCGACTTCGACCCATTCATCCAAAAGCGCGTAAATGCGTTGCAAGACCTGCTGGCGACTGCGATAAATTTCTTCCGTCAGATTTTCGCCCTGCGTTAATAATTCCGCTTCGAGCGGCAAGCGAGCCAGCAGATCATACATGACCAGCGCCACTTCACGTACGGTCGCCTTCGTTTTAAATACTTGCGCCAACGGCGCCAGCCATTCTTTAAGCGTCGCGCGTACGCCGTTGACCCGATCCCAGCGCGCCTGCTCGCGTTCCGTCACCGGCTCCGGCGCTTCCAGACGGCGAATGCGGCGATGCTGCCAAGGTTCCTCTTTGGTCCAGTCGCCGCGGCCGATCGCAAACTCGCGGCAATACATTTCAAGTTCTTCCACGTCGCGTGTCGCCACCGGCAGCAGTCCGGTTTTCAGCAAACGCAGCACCTGCGGCGTGGTGTAACCTTGCGCCGCCAAGGTCAGCGCCGCGCTTACAAAGACCGCCAGCGCGTCGTGGCGCATCGCCTGTCGACGATCCGTAAAATACGGAATCTCGTAGCGCTCAAACGTGCGGCGCAAGCGCTCCGTATACGCGTCATGATGCCGCAGCAAAACAATGATATCGCGGTAGCGGTACCCCTCTTCCCGCACAAGCCGCTGGATCTCGGTCGCCACGGCCGCCGTCTCTTCGTCACGACTCGCCGCTTCGGTGACGCGCAAGCCGGCGACGGGCGCATCGCTTGCTTCGCCGCGGGTCACTTTTTCGGCCGCCAAACCCAGCTGCGAATGCGGCCAACGCGGTGTGTCCGTCAAACCGATTTCGGTAATCTTCGCAAAGGCGTGATGCGCCGCTTCGTAAATTTTCCAGGAGCTGTGCCAAAGCGATGTCGGCGCCGTCGCCTGCAACGGATCTTCCGGCGGCAAAAGCAAGGTCATGACGGCGCGTTTCGCCCGCTTCATGACCGCCTCGACAATGGTCCAGTCGCGCGGCAGAAATTCGAGGAAGCCGTCCACCCAAATGGATGCTTCGGCAAGGTATTGCGACATTTCAATATCGCGCAACAGATTTTCCGTTTGCGCTTCATAATCGGGAAAATGCTCCGCGAGATATTCCTGATAGGCTTGCGCCAACAACGCCGTGTCCCGCAGTTTATTACCGAGCGCTGGCGTTGCTTCGGTCGCCGCCCGGCGCAAATCGTCCGGCTCTAATTGGTAATGACCCAATTCCTGCAGCTGGTGATCAAACACTTCGGTGAAATGCGGTTGCCGCGCCGCGCGGGCAAGCGTCGTAAACTTATCGCCGTGCGCAAGCAGTAAACGTCGCAAAATAATTTGGCGCCCGAGCACGGACAAGCCTTTGCCGCCCTGCGTGCCCTGCTCATCAAAAATGCGATACGCGAGCCGCGCGAAACCGAGCACTTCGATATTGCCGAAACCCTGCCCCGGTAAATACGCGGCGAGTTCCCGCTCCACCGTGTACGTCGCCGCGTCGGGCACCAGCAAAATGCAGCGTTCGAGCGGGTGCACCGCCGCATGTTCCGCAAGCGCTTTGAAACACCGCGTCGTCTTACCGCTGCCGGCCCGTCCGAGCCATAATTCGATTGCGTCTGCCATAGCTCCTCCTCTTTGTTTTATTATAGCAAAGGACGCGAGCCGCTTTATTTTTTTGCATGAAAAAACCGGAGATCTCTCCGGTTTAAAAATATTTCTGGATATATTTTTCGGACAATTGCGTATACACCATGGCCGTAATCAGGAAAAAGGCGAGTGCGGTCGACCAAAAGACCGAGCTCAAGCCCAACGTCATCGCCAGGTAGCCGGACACCATCGGTCCGAATACGTTGCCCATCAAGGAAAAACTGGACGTGACGCCGAACGCGATACCGCGTTTTTCATCCGGCACGGAGCGCGCGATGATCGCATTCGCGCTGGGCATCAAACAACCGATCGCCGCGCCGTTGAAGAAACGGAACAACCCGAGCCACCAGACATTCGGCGCGAAATACTGCGCGATGAAAAAGAGTCCCGCCAGAAACGAGCCGATCAGCAACACTTCGCGATGACTCAACCATTGGATGATGCGTCCCATGTTGAGCGATGTCGTCGCGCTGGCGACGCCGCCGATGGCCAAAATGATTCCGGAAATGCTCGCGAGCACCGCGGTATCGCCCACCATGCCTTTCACATACAGCGGCAAAATCGGCCCCAAGCCGGTCAATGCGAAATTGACGAAAAATTGAATCAGCATCATCAAGCGTACAATCGGCAGAGAGAAAAAGTAACCCACATTTTTAATGATGGATTCTTTTGCCTTTTGCGGTTTCGGCTGAAAATCTTCGTGAATAAATCGGCGCGTCACGAGGTAGCCCAACGCGAGCAGCGCCGCGAAACAAAGAAACGTTTCACGGTAGCCGATGACATCCGCGAGAATCCCGCCGAACACCGGCCCGATCGTCGCCCCGAGGACGATTCCCGTCTGGTACGTGCCGAGCGCGTACGTCGAATATTTTTCCGGCGTGATGATCGCCACCATCGCCAAACCCGCTGCGATAAAGCCGCCCACGCAGCCTTGAATCGCGCGCAGAAGCAACAGCTGAAACGGTGTCTGAACCAATGACATCAGCGTCAGCACCACCGTAAGCGCCGCTAAAATTTGCAGTAAAATTCGTTTGTGACCTTTACGATCACCGTACGCGCCCCAATACGGATTGGCCAGCGCCGCCGTAAAACTCGTCACACCCGTAATCAGACCGGCCCACATGCCGGCCGCGCCGGGATCCGTCACCCCGAGTTCGTGTACAAATAACGGCACAAAGGAAATCAAGCCGATAATCGATGTCCCCGCTAAAATCTGCACCGCGACCAAATAATATAAGTTTTTGCGCCATAATTCCATCGTATTCCTTCTTTCTTCTGTGACTCTATTCATTCGTAACGACTCATTCGTTTCGTTGTATTTAGACGCATTTTATTGTAACAACACAGATTTTTATTATATCACAAAAAACTGCTTCGAAAAACTTTTATTTTCGAAGCAGTTTTCTTTGTGCAGATTCATACTTTTATTTCGCGGGTGTGTCCGGATTCTTCGCCGCCTCTTTTTGACCTTCGGCAGCTTCTTTGGCGGCGGCGGCGAGCTTATCCATATAAGCCGCCATACCTTGCGCGGTCTTTTTCGCTTCGCGCATCGCCAGCACCACGGTCGCCGGACGATGTACGATATCGCCTGCCGCAAATACGCCCGGCAGATTCGTCGCGCCGTAATACGGCTCTTTTCGCACACGGATATAGCCTGCTTGATCATTTTCAAGATCCGGCAGACTCGCTCGCAACAATGTGCTCGGCACGTGCCCGACCGCGATAATCACTTTATCCGCGATAATTTCCTCGCGCTTGCCCGTACCGTGCAACTCGCCCAAATCATTGATCGCTTGCTCTTCGTAGATAAAGGCGCCGACTTTTTCATGACCCGACACGCCGACGGGCGCCGCCAAAAAACGGAACTCGACGCCTTCCGCCGCCGCCGCTTCATATTCCGACGGCAGACAGGCCATAAATTCCTGCGTGCGCCGATACGCGACCGTGACTTTCCGCGCGCCCGCACGCAACGCTGTACGCGCCGCATCCATCGCGACATTGCCCGCGCCGATCACCACTACACGATCCTCGCGCTGAATGACAAATTCTTCTTTCGTCAGTTGATGATCCGCCAGCGCCTGTGCCGCATGCAGCACGTCCATCGCCTGCAACACGCCCGGAAGATCATCATTTTGCAAGGGCAAATCTCGCGGTTGCGTCGTGCCGACGCCGAGAAAAACGGCCTGATAGCCATCTGCCTCTAAATCCGCCAGCGTAAAATCCTTGCCGAATGTTTGGCCGCAAAGAAATTTCACGCCCATGGCGGCGAGCCGTTCCGTTTCAAAGCGCACGACCGCTTTATTGATCCGAAACGAAGGAATCCCGTGCAACAACACGCCGCCCGGTTCGGCCGCGCTGTCGTACACGTCGATATTGTAACCGAGTTGGCGCAAATCGTTCGCCACCGTTAGCCCGGCCGGTCCGGAGCCGATGACCGCCACCTTTTCTTTTTTGCGCGGCAGTCGGCGTGGCGTATTGAGCATCATGGCGTTCGCCACATCGCCGATAACGCTTTCAATCAGACCGATTTTGACCGGCTGATGACGTCGATTTAAAATGCAATGCCCCTGGCATTGATTTTCGTGCGGGCACACGCGTCCGCAAACGGACGGCAAATTACTGCGTTCGTTGATGATCCGAATCGCCGCGCCGATATTACCGACGGCCAGTTCAGCGATAAATTGAGGGATTTCATTACCGATCGGGCAACCGGTTCGGCAGGTCGGCCGCGGGCAATGCAAACAGCGTTGCGCCTCCACAATCGCCTGCGCCAAATCTTCCATGGTCACACGAACCCGATCCGTCGCCAACGGAAATACCGTAGGTTTCATAATGCCTCCCAAAATGATTGGTGCGCCCAAGATGATTCGAACATCCGACACGCGGTTTAGGAAACCGCTGCTCTATCCCCTGAGCTATGGGCGCATGCTAAATATCACTGCAGCCGCCGCCCCGCGAACCATGTCGCGGACGGCGCAGCCAATTTTTACTTATACGTTAAACCGGAAATACGTGACGTCGCCGTCGCGCATGATGTAATCCTTGCCCTCGAGTCGCAGCACGCCTTCTTCACGCGCTTTGGTCATCGAACCGGCCGCGATCAAATCATCGTAAGAAACGATTTCCGCGCGAATGAAACCGCGTTCGATATCCGTGTGAATTTTGCCCGCGGCCTGCGGCGCTTTCGTGCCTTCGACAATAGTCCAGGCGCGGCATTCGTCGCTGCCGGCGGTGAAAAAGTTGATTAAGCCGAGCAGCGAGTACGCGGCTTTGATCAAACGATCCAGACCCGCTTCCTCTTCGCCCAAATCCTCCAGGAAAACTTTCGCTTCCTCCGGACTGAGCTCGGCAATTTCCGCTTCGATCGCGGCGGAAATCGTGACCCATTGCGCGCCTTCCGACTCCGCCAATTCTTTAACGCGCACGACGTGCGGATTCGCCAGCGGATCGGAAATTTCATCTTCGCCGATGTTGGCGACATACAGTACCGGTTTGCGCGTGAGCAAATTCAATTCGCGAATCAGCGCTTCCTCTTCCGGCGTCAGTTCCACCAGACGCGCGGGCTTGCCTTCGCTCAAACACGCTTCGACTTTAAGCAACACATCGAGTTCCGCTTTCGCTTCTTTGTTGCCGGATTTCGCGACTTTTTCAATTCGCTGGCGGCGTTTCGCCACCGCGTCCAAGTCGGCAAGGCCCAGCTCCGTCATAATAATTTCAATATCGCGCAGCGGATCGATCGAACCTTCCACATGCGTGACATTTTCATTTTCAAAGCAGCGCACGACTTGCGCGATCGCGTCCGTTTCACGAATATGCGCGAGAAATTGGTTGCCGAGCCCTTCGCCTTTCGACGCGCCCGCCACCAGACCCGCGATATCGACGAAACGCATGACGGCGGGAATACGCCGTTCCGGCTGAAACATTTCCGTCAGCACATCGAGTCGCGCGTCGGGAAGTTCCACGATGCCCACGTTCGGTTCGATCGTGCAGAACGGATAGTTCGCCGCTTCCGCGCCCGCTTTGGTAATCGCGTTAAATAACGTCGATTTACCGACATTCGGTAAACCGACAATGCCTACCTGTAAATTTGTACTCATACCTACCTCACTCTATTCTTTATGCCTGCGTTAAGCGCAGTTGCGCAAAGGTTTCTCCCGCGCCGCCGTACACTTCGCCCGCCACGAGTTCCGTCGCGGCAAAGGCTTCGTGCTTCGGCAGATCCTGCGCCGCCAGCCACAAATACGGTAACGTCGGTTCGCCCCAATAGGGAATCCCGCTTGCCGTAAGCTCGTCGCGAACGGTTTTCTGGCGCGCGGCATACGCTTCCAAAATCGCGCTCCACTCCGTTTGCCCCGCGTCACTCAACCACGCGTGCAATCCCGCGAGCAACAACGGCGACACATCGGGCGCGCCGAGATATTTGCGCACAACATCCGCCGCCGGATACGCATGTTGATCCGAGCGGTCGGCCACGAATTCATCCGGCACGACGACCGCCGTTAAACCAGGCAAGCCGAGCGCGGCGAAATCATACACGGTCAACACGCATGCCGCGGCTCCGTCGATCGCGTAAAATGACTGCGCCTCACGTAAATACGGCGCAAAACTGGCGTCG
This window contains:
- a CDS encoding PD-(D/E)XK nuclease family protein; this encodes MADAIELWLGRAGSGKTTRCFKALAEHAAVHPLERCILLVPDAATYTVERELAAYLPGQGFGNIEVLGFARLAYRIFDEQGTQGGKGLSVLGRQIILRRLLLAHGDKFTTLARAARQPHFTEVFDHQLQELGHYQLEPDDLRRAATEATPALGNKLRDTALLAQAYQEYLAEHFPDYEAQTENLLRDIEMSQYLAEASIWVDGFLEFLPRDWTIVEAVMKRAKRAVMTLLLPPEDPLQATAPTSLWHSSWKIYEAAHHAFAKITEIGLTDTPRWPHSQLGLAAEKVTRGEASDAPVAGLRVTEAASRDEETAAVATEIQRLVREEGYRYRDIIVLLRHHDAYTERLRRTFERYEIPYFTDRRQAMRHDALAVFVSAALTLAAQGYTTPQVLRLLKTGLLPVATRDVEELEMYCREFAIGRGDWTKEEPWQHRRIRRLEAPEPVTEREQARWDRVNGVRATLKEWLAPLAQVFKTKATVREVALVMYDLLARLPLEAELLTQGENLTEEIYRSRQQVLQRIYALLDEWVEVGGEEVWPARDVARIWTDLLAELSYALIPPTLDHVTFTTIDRGYPLNARAVFVLGQNEGVFPARPQPLSLWSDRDRTELAQLDLAFGTDSVTLALQERQWQYLAWTRAEEKLYLSYARADEDGTALEPAFLLRRLVALGWTGSIQPAVSSCPGDGWVRPRQSLAGLPQALREESPAEEWFGLYDWAMQQPAHEGAAYAWTRSLFYTNRAAVLGPALSRKLYAPQGTFHASVTAFEMYRACPFRFFARYGLHLDEPARGELTPADYGSYMHAALHQFGAELLTETREFRDADSAEITDRSRAIAELIAPRVQNDRFATNPFYSYIRTQLDRTLRETLTRLAEWSQRGAFQTAGLEEMFMLPVGSIGDTEFTLIGTIDRLDYYRDPETGKTYYLIIDYKTGDTKISLGDLYYGLRLQLATYLYAALRRDDGEALPAGIMYVYVQDERADLKAPPRDDATIRKALKQQLQTQGYFLSEREILEKIDSEVGGEISFLPIRINKDGSLRKDAKAENAAAMRLIVAYIATLLPQISAQILAGRIDVMPYRQGNTVACKYCPYRAVCGFDPALAGNRYRYLPSLNDEEALEKMTATVAKETGDAMDN
- a CDS encoding MFS transporter, which translates into the protein MNRVTEERRNTMELWRKNLYYLVAVQILAGTSIIGLISFVPLFVHELGVTDPGAAGMWAGLITGVTSFTAALANPYWGAYGDRKGHKRILLQILAALTVVLTLMSLVQTPFQLLLLRAIQGCVGGFIAAGLAMVAIITPEKYSTYALGTYQTGIVLGATIGPVFGGILADVIGYRETFLCFAALLALGYLVTRRFIHEDFQPKPQKAKESIIKNVGYFFSLPIVRLMMLIQFFVNFALTGLGPILPLYVKGMVGDTAVLASISGIILAIGGVASATTSLNMGRIIQWLSHREVLLIGSFLAGLFFIAQYFAPNVWWLGLFRFFNGAAIGCLMPSANAIIARSVPDEKRGIAFGVTSSFSLMGNVFGPMVSGYLAMTLGLSSVFWSTALAFFLITAMVYTQLSEKYIQKYF
- a CDS encoding FAD-dependent oxidoreductase; protein product: MKPTVFPLATDRVRVTMEDLAQAIVEAQRCLHCPRPTCRTGCPIGNEIPQFIAELAVGNIGAAIRIINERSNLPSVCGRVCPHENQCQGHCILNRRHQPVKIGLIESVIGDVANAMMLNTPRRLPRKKEKVAVIGSGPAGLTVANDLRQLGYNIDVYDSAAEPGGVLLHGIPSFRINKAVVRFETERLAAMGVKFLCGQTFGKDFTLADLEADGYQAVFLGVGTTQPRDLPLQNDDLPGVLQAMDVLHAAQALADHQLTKEEFVIQREDRVVVIGAGNVAMDAARTALRAGARKVTVAYRRTQEFMACLPSEYEAAAAEGVEFRFLAAPVGVSGHEKVGAFIYEEQAINDLGELHGTGKREEIIADKVIIAVGHVPSTLLRASLPDLENDQAGYIRVRKEPYYGATNLPGVFAAGDIVHRPATVVLAMREAKKTAQGMAAYMDKLAAAAKEAAEGQKEAAKNPDTPAK
- the ychF gene encoding redox-regulated ATPase YchF; its protein translation is MSTNLQVGIVGLPNVGKSTLFNAITKAGAEAANYPFCTIEPNVGIVELPDARLDVLTEMFQPERRIPAVMRFVDIAGLVAGASKGEGLGNQFLAHIRETDAIAQVVRCFENENVTHVEGSIDPLRDIEIIMTELGLADLDAVAKRRQRIEKVAKSGNKEAKAELDVLLKVEACLSEGKPARLVELTPEEEALIRELNLLTRKPVLYVANIGEDEISDPLANPHVVRVKELAESEGAQWVTISAAIEAEIAELSPEEAKVFLEDLGEEEAGLDRLIKAAYSLLGLINFFTAGSDECRAWTIVEGTKAPQAAGKIHTDIERGFIRAEIVSYDDLIAAGSMTKAREEGVLRLEGKDYIMRDGDVTYFRFNV